Proteins from a genomic interval of Lycium ferocissimum isolate CSIRO_LF1 chromosome 2, AGI_CSIRO_Lferr_CH_V1, whole genome shotgun sequence:
- the LOC132040379 gene encoding N-acylphosphatidylethanolamine synthase, translating to MGGGTMEWAARANHLGGLPRKLVITAVGTFAKVVANVMNTTTVHNGDTLIHLVRSRPPGLPLLTVSNHMSTLDDPVMWAFKGFPICNAKLARWVLAAEDICFKNKVLSYFFRIGKCIPITRGGGIYQEHMNEALDRLTDGAWLHTFPEGKVCPEDAPIRRLKWGTASLIARAPVTPIVLPIIHHGFEKVMPENYAFGRRPPVPLWNQEIKIVIGEPMEFNLPELREMALSQSRDSSASSGRWPRTILGGLDEAAQRCLYMTISDQIRTTLENLRKFSKSYVKPKQ from the exons ATGGGTGGGGGGACGATGGAGTGGGCTGCGAGAGCAAACCACCTTGGTGGTCTACCTAGGAAATTGGTCATCACTGCGGTTGGTACCTTCGCTAAGGTGGTTGCCAATGTAATGAACACAACCACTGTTCATAACGGCGATACCCTCATCCACCTTGTTCGATCTCGCCCTCCTGGTCTTCCTCTCCTTACCGTCAGCAATCACATGTCCAC ATTGGATGACCCAGTTATGTGGGCATTCAAAGGTTTTCCAATTTGTAATGCAAAGCTGGCTCGATGGGTACTGGCCGCTGAAGACatatgctttaaaaataaagtattGTCATACTTTTTCCGGATTG GGAAATGTATACCAATAACAAGAGGGGGCGGAATATATCAAGAACATATGAATGAAGCTCTTGATCGTTTGACTGACGGAGCCTGG TTGCATACATTTCCAGAAGGGAAGGTCTGTCCAGAGGATGCTCCTATAAGACGATTGAAGTGGGGAACTGCCAGTCTCATTGCTCGTGCCCCCGTGACTCCAATTGTCTTGCCAATTATCCATCATGGTTTTGAAAAG GTTATGCCTGAGAACTATGCTTTTGGGAGAAGACCTCCAGTTCCTTTATGGAACCAGGAGATAAAAATAGTTATTGGTGAGCCAATGGAATTCAACCTTCCTGAACTCAGAGAGATGGCTCTATCTCAATCTCGGGATTCATCAGCTTCCAGTGGACGGTGGCCAAGAACCATCCTTGGTGGACTGGATGAGGCAGCACAAAGATGTCTATACATGACTATTTCTGATCAAATTCGAACTACCTTGGAAAACTTGAGGAAGTTTAGTAAATCTTACGTAAAGCCAAAGCAATAA